In Ananas comosus cultivar F153 unplaced genomic scaffold, ASM154086v1, whole genome shotgun sequence, the following proteins share a genomic window:
- the LOC109705145 gene encoding (3S,6E)-nerolidol synthase 1-like: MFFLLGHGITKETIDLIESNPAVISCTATILRLWDDLGSAKDENQEGFDGSYIECYMKENPHCSTHNAREHVMHLISKKWEELNKEYFTQRTFSPDFIGASLNFTRMVRVMYGYDQQQKLPMLEDYANLLLFAKM, from the exons ATGTTTTTCTTGTTAGGACATGGAATAACAAAAGAAACTATTGATCTTATTGAGAGTAACCCCGCAGTTATTTCTTGTACCGCGACTATTCTACGCCTTTGGGATGATCTAGGAAGTGCCAAG gaTGAGAATCAAGAAGGATTTGATGGTTCATACATTGAGTGCTACATGAAGGAGAACCCTCATTGCTCTACGCATAACGCCAGAGAACACGTGATGCATTTGATTTCTAAGAAATGGGAAGAACTCAACAAAGAATACTTCACTCAGAGAACCTTCTCACCTGATTTTATTGGGGCATCATTAAACTTTACAAGGATGGTTAGAGTAATGTATGGGTATGATCAACAGCAAAAGCTTCCAATGCTCGAGGATTATGCCAACTTGTTACTATTTGCAAAAATGTAA